The nucleotide sequence GTTTTTGCGTGGGTAAAATCCTCAAATCCAGATGGTAAAATTTTTCAAGATCTACAGGTTATAGTTAATGATTCAGTAAATACCACAGTATCTTTTTATGAGTATATGATTCAAGAAATAATGAAGTGGGACAAAAATAAAAATCTAGGGTTAGTAGTTGGTGCTACCTATCCGGAAGAGCTTGGTGTTGCGCGTAACTTAGCCCCAGAATCTCCTATTCTAATTCCAGGTGTTGGTTCACAATCTGGAGCACTAAAAGAATCCCTTGAAGCAAGTGTGAATCGTTTAACTAATCGTTCAATTATTAATTCATCTCGTGGTATTTTATACTCTACATTAGAGAAAGATTTTCATAATAAAGCTCGAGAAAAAGCAGAAAATCTTCGTTTAGAAATACAAGAAATCATAAGTTATTTGGTTTAGATCAAACCAAATAAATTCATTTATAGATCATAAGTTGTTCTAATTTAATACT is from SAR202 cluster bacterium and encodes:
- the pyrF gene encoding orotidine-5'-phosphate decarboxylase; protein product: MVLKFYQKLDTIINKNNSLLCIGLDPIKESMPVSDIFQFNQSIIDNTFDLVCAYKPNFAFYESEGLEGLRALERTVDHIKSVDEDIIIIGDAKRGDIGHTAKAYADALFNFWDFDAITINPFAGYDSVEPFLSYDDRGVFAWVKSSNPDGKIFQDLQVIVNDSVNTTVSFYEYMIQEIMKWDKNKNLGLVVGATYPEELGVARNLAPESPILIPGVGSQSGALKESLEASVNRLTNRSIINSSRGILYSTLEKDFHNKAREKAENLRLEIQEIISYLV